A portion of the Natronococcus sp. AD-5 genome contains these proteins:
- a CDS encoding sodium/proline symporter, translated as MSNLADFPPFLLQEEGIPVADDPVIIAFGAAYLLIVVLIGAWGWMRTDTTSDFLITGKSIGTWVLALTAFSVIQSGFGFVGGPELVYSFGTTALWIFFTAPLGFLLTWVVLAKRMRVLADIRNVLTLPDAMYVRYESDWVRGLSGVAVALGVVAYLAVNLAALQYVMRAIFGIPLLWGLFGGGLILLLYSMLGGMIAGVWTDFLQAITMIVGAAFVFVYAMSFGGGMANISQNLASADPNLISPFGAMGTATTAVFVGISWWILFSVGAAGQPHLITKFYMSRDMTILKWGAPIAAISYAISSLIAFSAGLSMRAMVEAGQRQETFAPSEVGPVFVLDHTGSVIAGLILAALLAAIMSTSDSFLNIGAAAISRDIPRAMGRPITDDKTELRVTQAALATLTVLSTIVVFYSQALVGILGAISWGFFAAAFVPVVVLGLNWKGATKEGAIASLVVGMAFNIVYNVPAEMAEALEAGWAQSLNETVMATYPFAEAMPVEAVALLVAMIAFVFVSIATQDGQDLPADLHPLFER; from the coding sequence ATGAGTAATCTCGCCGATTTCCCCCCGTTCTTGCTCCAGGAGGAGGGCATTCCGGTCGCCGACGATCCCGTGATCATCGCGTTCGGGGCGGCGTACCTGCTGATCGTCGTCCTCATCGGCGCCTGGGGCTGGATGCGAACCGACACGACGAGCGACTTCCTGATCACGGGCAAGAGCATCGGGACGTGGGTGCTCGCGCTCACGGCGTTCTCGGTGATCCAGTCCGGGTTCGGCTTCGTCGGCGGGCCGGAACTGGTCTACTCGTTCGGCACCACCGCGCTGTGGATCTTCTTCACGGCGCCGCTCGGCTTCCTGCTGACGTGGGTCGTCCTCGCGAAGCGAATGCGCGTACTCGCCGACATCCGGAACGTGTTGACGCTTCCCGACGCGATGTACGTTCGGTACGAGAGCGACTGGGTTCGGGGACTCAGCGGCGTCGCCGTCGCGCTCGGCGTCGTCGCCTATCTCGCGGTCAACCTGGCCGCGCTCCAGTACGTTATGCGCGCCATCTTCGGCATTCCGCTGCTCTGGGGGCTCTTCGGCGGTGGCCTGATCCTGCTGCTGTACAGCATGCTCGGCGGGATGATCGCCGGCGTCTGGACGGACTTCCTGCAGGCGATCACGATGATCGTCGGCGCCGCGTTCGTCTTCGTCTACGCGATGTCGTTCGGCGGCGGGATGGCGAACATCTCGCAGAACCTGGCGAGCGCGGATCCGAACCTCATCTCGCCGTTCGGGGCGATGGGCACCGCGACCACGGCCGTCTTCGTCGGCATCTCGTGGTGGATCCTGTTCTCCGTCGGCGCGGCCGGACAGCCCCACCTGATCACGAAGTTCTACATGAGCCGCGACATGACGATCCTGAAGTGGGGCGCACCTATCGCCGCCATCTCCTACGCCATCTCGAGCCTGATCGCGTTCTCCGCCGGGCTGTCGATGCGAGCGATGGTCGAGGCCGGTCAGCGACAGGAGACGTTTGCTCCCTCGGAGGTCGGTCCCGTCTTCGTCCTCGATCACACGGGGAGCGTCATCGCCGGGCTGATCCTCGCGGCGCTGCTCGCGGCGATCATGTCGACGAGCGACTCGTTCCTCAACATCGGCGCAGCGGCCATTTCGCGGGACATTCCGCGCGCGATGGGACGCCCCATTACGGACGACAAGACCGAACTCCGCGTGACTCAGGCCGCACTCGCGACGCTGACGGTCCTGTCGACGATCGTCGTCTTCTACTCGCAGGCACTCGTCGGCATCCTGGGGGCGATCAGCTGGGGCTTCTTCGCCGCCGCGTTCGTTCCCGTCGTCGTCCTCGGGCTGAACTGGAAAGGGGCGACGAAGGAGGGCGCGATCGCCTCGCTCGTCGTCGGGATGGCGTTCAACATCGTGTACAACGTTCCAGCCGAGATGGCGGAGGCCCTCGAAGCCGGCTGGGCCCAGTCGCTCAACGAGACCGTCATGGCGACCTATCCGTTCGCGGAAGCGATGCCGGTCGAAGCGGTCGCGTTGCTGGTCGCGATGATCGCGTTCGTCTTCGTCTCGATCGCGACGCAGGACGGTCAGGACCTTCCGGCCGATCTGCACCCCCTGTTCGAGCGATGA
- a CDS encoding SDR family NAD(P)-dependent oxidoreductase: MPNSSDTRTVIVTGSTRGLGKRIANRFAESGDNVVICSRSLSDCERVVEEVEEDGGAAHAVEVDVSEKSSVENVIDETVDRFGRLDVLVNNAGVNIRGPAEEMAPEDWQQVVDVNLTGVFFCAQAAGAQMIEQGDGGNIVNISSMMGSMGQQDRTPYNTTKGGVNNLTRCLAVEWAEHDIYVNALAPGYIMTEMVEQAQDDTGFDRQDIRDRTPLDRFGTPEEVANCVEFLASGDNFVTGEVLTADGGWTAFGWGRKDR; the protein is encoded by the coding sequence ATGCCTAACAGTTCGGATACCCGAACGGTGATCGTTACCGGTTCGACCAGGGGATTAGGAAAGCGCATCGCGAATCGGTTCGCGGAGAGCGGCGATAACGTCGTTATCTGTTCGCGATCGCTGAGCGATTGCGAACGAGTCGTCGAGGAAGTCGAAGAAGACGGCGGCGCAGCGCACGCGGTCGAGGTCGACGTGAGTGAAAAGTCGTCCGTCGAAAACGTGATCGACGAAACCGTCGACCGCTTCGGCCGTCTCGACGTGCTGGTAAACAACGCAGGTGTTAACATCCGCGGTCCTGCAGAGGAGATGGCACCCGAGGACTGGCAACAGGTCGTCGACGTGAACTTAACGGGCGTCTTCTTCTGCGCACAAGCGGCCGGAGCCCAAATGATCGAACAGGGAGACGGCGGTAATATCGTTAATATTTCGAGTATGATGGGGAGCATGGGACAGCAGGATCGAACTCCGTACAACACGACGAAAGGGGGCGTTAACAACCTCACTCGGTGTCTCGCCGTCGAGTGGGCGGAGCACGATATCTACGTGAACGCTCTCGCACCGGGGTATATCATGACCGAAATGGTCGAACAGGCGCAAGACGATACCGGATTCGATCGACAGGATATCAGGGATCGGACGCCGCTCGATCGGTTCGGGACGCCGGAGGAAGTTGCGAACTGCGTCGAGTTCCTCGCTTCGGGAGACAACTTCGTCACCGGAGAAGTGCTTACTGCCGACGGCGGGTGGACCGCGTTCGGCTGGGGTCGGAAAGATCGCTGA
- a CDS encoding AMP-binding protein encodes MTYFVTLDGETYEEARESFSWDAPEGFNAAVDLVGKHADGDRPALYQAYPDGRRERYTFDGIDARSNAVANALESRGVARGDRVAVVVPQKPANVLAHLACWKLGAVSLPLSVLFGTDALRYRLTDSEARVAVVDASQWETIREIASDCPALEHVLVVDGDPDAERVGDATVSNFVAAVDWNESAYDVADTDVDTPAIVMYTSGSTGEPKGVLHTHGVWLGHCPAFQMYFERDVRDDAVYWAPADWAWIGALGDLVFPAWHYGQPVVGYPMGSFDPETAFELMAEFDVTSAFVPPTAIRMLMDVDDPADRYELSIRAICSGGEPLTPEILEWADEELAGTAVNELYGQTEANLLVTNCREWFPAKAGSMGKPVPGHDVAVIDPETGEPVDPGEIGEIAVRRGDDPVVFEEYWNASEKTERVTLADGPDGDDWHLTGDLAERDEGSYLWFKSRDDDLIITSGYRVGPREVEEAILEHPAVAQVGVVGVPDETRGEIVKAVVQPAEGATATDELRAEIRVLVRDRLAEYEYPREIEFRDELPQTTTGKIRRSALTEP; translated from the coding sequence ATGACGTACTTCGTCACGCTCGACGGGGAGACGTACGAGGAAGCCCGCGAGAGCTTTTCGTGGGACGCGCCCGAGGGGTTCAACGCGGCCGTCGATCTGGTCGGCAAACACGCCGACGGCGACCGTCCCGCGCTCTACCAGGCGTACCCCGACGGAAGACGCGAGCGGTACACCTTCGACGGCATCGACGCGCGATCGAACGCGGTCGCGAACGCGCTCGAGTCGCGCGGCGTAGCGCGCGGCGACCGGGTCGCCGTCGTCGTCCCCCAGAAGCCCGCGAACGTCCTCGCGCACCTCGCGTGCTGGAAGCTGGGCGCGGTCTCGCTGCCGCTGTCGGTGCTGTTCGGCACCGACGCGCTCCGCTACCGGTTGACCGACAGCGAGGCTCGAGTCGCCGTCGTCGACGCGTCACAGTGGGAGACGATCCGCGAGATCGCATCCGACTGTCCGGCGCTCGAGCACGTGCTCGTCGTCGACGGGGATCCGGACGCGGAGCGGGTTGGCGACGCGACAGTCTCGAACTTCGTCGCAGCGGTGGACTGGAACGAATCGGCGTACGACGTCGCCGACACCGACGTCGACACCCCGGCGATCGTCATGTACACGAGCGGAAGTACGGGTGAACCGAAGGGCGTCCTCCACACTCACGGCGTCTGGCTCGGGCACTGTCCAGCCTTCCAGATGTACTTCGAACGAGACGTTCGCGACGACGCCGTCTACTGGGCGCCCGCCGACTGGGCCTGGATCGGCGCGCTGGGCGACCTCGTCTTTCCGGCGTGGCACTACGGGCAACCGGTCGTCGGCTATCCGATGGGCTCGTTCGACCCCGAGACCGCGTTCGAGCTCATGGCCGAGTTCGACGTCACCAGCGCCTTCGTTCCGCCGACGGCGATCCGGATGCTGATGGACGTCGACGATCCCGCCGACCGGTACGAGCTGTCGATCCGAGCTATCTGCTCCGGCGGTGAGCCGCTGACGCCCGAAATTCTCGAGTGGGCCGACGAGGAACTCGCGGGAACCGCGGTCAACGAGCTCTACGGCCAGACGGAGGCGAACCTGCTCGTCACGAACTGCCGCGAGTGGTTCCCGGCGAAGGCGGGCAGTATGGGGAAGCCGGTGCCCGGCCACGACGTCGCGGTGATCGACCCCGAGACGGGCGAGCCGGTCGACCCGGGCGAGATCGGCGAGATCGCGGTCCGTCGCGGCGACGATCCCGTCGTCTTCGAGGAGTACTGGAACGCGTCCGAGAAGACCGAGCGCGTGACGCTCGCGGACGGGCCGGACGGCGACGACTGGCACCTGACCGGCGACCTCGCCGAGAGAGACGAGGGCAGCTACCTCTGGTTCAAATCGCGCGACGACGACCTCATCATCACGAGCGGCTACCGCGTCGGGCCGCGGGAAGTCGAAGAGGCGATCCTCGAGCACCCGGCCGTCGCCCAGGTCGGCGTCGTCGGCGTGCCGGACGAGACTCGAGGGGAGATCGTCAAAGCCGTCGTTCAGCCCGCGGAGGGGGCGACGGCCACCGACGAGTTGCGCGCCGAGATTCGGGTCCTGGTGCGCGACCGGCTGGCCGAGTACGAGTATCCCCGGGAGATCGAGTTCCGCGACGAACTGCCACAGACCACGACCGGGAAGATTCGACGGTCGGCGCTCACAGAACCCTGA
- the guaB gene encoding IMP dehydrogenase has product MANDTPEHEPYSSKLQVPEALTFDDVLLRPKESRVEPDDADLSSHVSKSVEVSVPILSAAMDTVTESGMAIAMARHGGLGVIHRNMDVDEMVEEIERVKSADELIIPLEDVVTADPEMTVREVDERMAREGVGGAPVVDAAGEVLGIISSTDIRPHLEVNEDDLVTEAMTDEVITAPEDVDPREAFDLMYEHKIERVPVVDDENLLVGLVTMQGILQRREYKEAVRDEEGRLRCGVAVSPFETERALAADEAGADVLFIDTAHAHNMNVIDGAREIKESVEADIVVGNVGTREAAEELVGFADGIKVGIGPGSICTTRVVSGAGMPQITAVAQVADVASENDVPVIADGGIRYSGDAIKAIAAGADAVMLGSYFAGTDEAPGRVVTMNGKKYKQYRGMGSVGAMKSGDSDRYLKDEPEEEDEYVPEGVEAATPYKGTLKSELHQLAGGMQSGMGYVGAGTIPEFKERSEFVRVSSAGQAESHAHDVVITDEAPNYSPDE; this is encoded by the coding sequence ATGGCGAACGACACTCCCGAGCACGAGCCATATTCTTCGAAGCTCCAGGTACCGGAAGCGCTGACGTTCGACGACGTCCTCCTTCGCCCGAAGGAGAGTCGCGTCGAACCGGACGACGCCGACCTCTCCTCGCACGTGTCGAAATCGGTCGAGGTGTCGGTTCCGATCCTCTCGGCGGCGATGGACACCGTCACCGAGAGCGGAATGGCGATCGCGATGGCCCGCCACGGCGGACTCGGCGTCATCCACCGGAACATGGACGTCGACGAGATGGTCGAGGAGATCGAGCGCGTCAAGAGCGCCGACGAACTCATCATTCCCCTCGAGGACGTCGTCACGGCCGACCCGGAGATGACCGTCCGCGAGGTCGACGAGCGGATGGCCCGCGAGGGCGTCGGCGGCGCACCCGTCGTCGACGCCGCCGGCGAGGTGCTGGGGATCATCTCGAGCACCGACATCCGGCCCCACCTCGAGGTCAACGAGGACGACCTCGTCACGGAGGCGATGACCGACGAGGTCATCACGGCCCCCGAGGACGTCGATCCGCGCGAGGCGTTCGACCTGATGTACGAGCACAAGATCGAGCGCGTCCCGGTCGTCGACGACGAGAACCTCCTCGTCGGACTGGTGACGATGCAGGGCATCCTCCAGCGCCGCGAGTACAAGGAAGCCGTCCGCGACGAGGAGGGTCGCCTCCGCTGTGGCGTCGCCGTCAGCCCGTTCGAGACCGAGCGCGCGCTCGCCGCCGACGAGGCCGGCGCCGACGTGCTGTTTATCGACACCGCACACGCGCACAACATGAACGTCATCGACGGCGCGCGCGAGATCAAGGAGTCCGTCGAGGCCGACATCGTGGTAGGCAACGTCGGCACCCGCGAGGCGGCCGAGGAACTCGTCGGCTTCGCGGACGGGATCAAGGTCGGTATCGGCCCGGGATCGATCTGTACGACCCGCGTCGTCTCGGGCGCCGGCATGCCCCAGATCACGGCGGTCGCGCAGGTCGCGGACGTCGCGAGCGAAAACGACGTGCCGGTGATCGCCGACGGCGGCATCCGCTACTCCGGCGACGCGATCAAAGCGATCGCGGCGGGCGCCGACGCGGTCATGCTCGGTTCGTACTTCGCCGGCACCGACGAGGCTCCCGGCCGCGTCGTCACGATGAACGGCAAGAAGTACAAGCAGTACCGCGGCATGGGCTCGGTCGGCGCGATGAAGTCCGGCGACAGCGACCGCTACCTGAAAGACGAACCCGAAGAGGAAGACGAGTACGTTCCGGAGGGCGTCGAGGCCGCGACGCCGTACAAGGGCACGCTCAAGTCCGAGCTCCACCAGCTCGCGGGCGGCATGCAGTCGGGCATGGGCTACGTCGGCGCGGGGACGATCCCCGAGTTCAAGGAGCGCTCGGAGTTCGTCCGCGTCTCCTCGGCCGGCCAGGCCGAGAGCCACGCCCACGACGTCGTCATCACGGACGAGGCGCCGAACTACTCGCCGGACGAGTAA
- a CDS encoding DUF5794 domain-containing protein, translating to MSTSQHPIALRLESLVGGDARLLALVMMLPLVDGIFPAMILAGALSDPWGAVQVGLLIFGGSATVAVILAEMSGTPREQVKVVLLVGVPLILLAAVQAAFAPAIDTVLNTHIFERFAAVVILAIAAKTASATIGEYLPSPAVIVGLGLIASLDPAGASFDVMVNPALVANATLAAVVGVAFALGVALSGPYLREYMDIDRFRFGSAVALGLLPLSLVGMAFGQAPLAALVVAAVFAVDIPLERGDDESAPETIDELPPSASSPPASVSSDSAPAVGTGPLFDGGDSSSTASTDGGRETEPESDAPSADGGAAVDDSDDGSSPGDGSSDTAERAPWL from the coding sequence ATGAGTACGTCCCAGCACCCGATCGCCCTCCGTCTCGAGAGCTTGGTGGGCGGCGACGCACGACTGTTAGCGCTGGTGATGATGCTCCCGCTGGTCGACGGCATCTTCCCGGCGATGATCCTCGCGGGCGCGCTGAGCGATCCGTGGGGCGCCGTCCAGGTCGGTCTCCTGATCTTCGGCGGCAGCGCCACCGTGGCCGTGATCCTCGCCGAGATGAGCGGAACGCCCCGCGAGCAGGTGAAGGTCGTCCTGCTCGTCGGCGTTCCGCTGATCCTGCTGGCGGCCGTCCAGGCGGCGTTCGCGCCGGCGATCGATACCGTGCTCAACACCCACATCTTCGAGCGCTTCGCGGCGGTCGTGATCCTCGCCATCGCGGCCAAAACCGCGAGCGCGACGATCGGGGAGTATCTGCCGAGTCCCGCCGTCATCGTGGGGCTCGGATTGATTGCGAGCCTGGACCCCGCGGGCGCATCGTTCGACGTTATGGTCAACCCGGCGCTCGTCGCGAACGCGACGCTGGCGGCGGTCGTCGGCGTCGCGTTCGCCCTCGGCGTCGCCCTCAGCGGACCGTACCTGCGGGAGTACATGGACATCGATCGCTTCCGCTTCGGCAGCGCCGTCGCGCTCGGCTTGCTGCCGCTGTCGCTGGTGGGGATGGCCTTCGGCCAGGCGCCCCTGGCCGCGCTCGTCGTCGCCGCCGTCTTCGCGGTCGACATTCCCCTCGAGCGCGGGGACGACGAGTCCGCACCCGAGACGATCGACGAACTGCCCCCGAGCGCCTCCTCACCGCCGGCGTCGGTGTCGTCGGATTCCGCGCCGGCCGTCGGCACCGGCCCGCTGTTCGACGGCGGGGACTCGAGTTCCACCGCGTCCACCGACGGCGGGCGCGAGACCGAGCCCGAATCCGACGCCCCCTCGGCGGACGGCGGTGCAGCCGTCGACGACTCGGACGACGGCTCGAGTCCGGGCGACGGCTCGAGCGACACCGCGGAGCGGGCCCCGTGGTTGTAA
- a CDS encoding enoyl-CoA hydratase/isomerase family protein: protein MARDTVRLDWDEDVATLTIDRPDALNALDVATLEAMEEALAEAAAEDARALVLTGAGDAFIAGADIGYMQELSTEEAQEWGDLGHSVADALESFPAPTIAAVNGYAFGGGCEMALACDLRVASESAVIGNTEIDLGIIPGWGATQRLPQLVGDETARRMIFLGERLGAESAAEVGLVGEVVPDEDLESTVAELADRLASKPAFALRAAKQSLNQFGEGSRTSGLDYEKRAFAGLFGTHDQREGMTAFLEDREPTFE from the coding sequence ATGGCACGGGATACCGTCCGACTCGACTGGGACGAAGACGTCGCGACGCTGACGATCGACCGACCCGACGCGCTCAACGCGCTGGACGTGGCGACGCTCGAGGCGATGGAGGAGGCGCTCGCGGAGGCAGCCGCAGAAGACGCGCGGGCGCTCGTGCTCACGGGTGCCGGCGACGCGTTCATCGCCGGCGCGGACATCGGCTACATGCAGGAGCTCTCGACGGAGGAAGCCCAGGAGTGGGGCGACCTCGGCCACTCGGTCGCGGACGCCCTCGAGTCGTTCCCGGCGCCGACGATCGCCGCGGTCAACGGCTACGCGTTCGGCGGCGGCTGCGAGATGGCGCTCGCCTGCGACCTCCGGGTCGCGAGCGAGTCCGCGGTGATCGGTAACACGGAGATCGACCTCGGGATCATCCCGGGGTGGGGCGCGACCCAACGGTTGCCCCAGCTCGTCGGCGACGAAACGGCCAGACGGATGATCTTCCTCGGCGAACGCCTCGGCGCGGAGAGCGCCGCCGAGGTCGGCCTGGTCGGCGAGGTCGTTCCGGACGAGGACCTCGAGTCGACCGTCGCCGAACTCGCGGATCGCCTCGCGTCGAAGCCGGCGTTCGCGCTTCGGGCGGCGAAACAATCGCTCAACCAGTTCGGCGAGGGCTCCCGGACGAGCGGGCTCGACTACGAGAAGCGGGCGTTCGCCGGTCTCTTCGGGACGCACGATCAGCGCGAGGGAATGACGGCGTTCCTCGAGGATCGAGAGCCGACGTTCGAGTGA
- a CDS encoding catalase, producing the protein MTADDSTDSDREPDRDQDATSASDADADRGDDRGATRADGSGADPGSTGTSDDGGEEIDENSKRRQLDEVRENPEGEHLTTDHGVKVSDTDNSLKAGERGPTIMEDFHFREKMTQFDHESIPERVVHARGTGAHGYFQPYEDPDLGEYDDISELTKASFLQDPDRKTPVFTRFSTVVGSRGSADTVRDVRGFATKFYTEEGNWDLVGNNIPIFFIQDAMEFPDLVHAIKPEPDDGMPQASAAHDTFWDFASLKPEITHMIMWVLSGRALPRYYRTMEGFGVHTFRLVNDEGESRFVKFHWKPKLGTHQLVWDETQKLAGKATDFNRKSLYDAIENGHYPEWELGVQIVEEDEADEFDFDLLDPTKIIPEEEIPVRSLGRMVLDETPDNFFAEVEQAAFHPGNVVPGIDFSNDPLLQGRLFSYQDTQLNRFGSANWDEIPINRPIAERHNNQRAGFMRQEINDSKVSYSPNSIGDDYPEEAPEEEGGYEHRAEKVDGKKVRNRSESFENHYSQARLFWNSMSEPEKENIIDAAHFELGKVEREEIRERMVYERFNNVDHGFAKRVAEGIGIEPPEEPGDEMPDHDEESPALSMENTVQDTIETRKIAVLLDDGFDGDHVSRVVEELEDRDAQVKIVSKVLGEKEGADGNLVEADQHHVASGSIMYDAVFVPGGTDSVAALEEQGDAKHFVAEAFKHKKPIAALGGGTELLEAVELPDVDVAADGEGPVSSTGVVTCRDDGELDAFLEEFVDAIARHRHWERSPKEVPA; encoded by the coding sequence ATGACAGCAGACGACTCCACCGATTCCGATCGAGAACCGGACCGAGACCAGGACGCGACCAGTGCCAGCGACGCCGACGCGGACCGCGGTGACGACCGAGGGGCGACTCGAGCGGACGGCTCGGGTGCCGACCCCGGATCGACGGGGACGAGCGACGACGGCGGCGAAGAGATCGACGAAAACAGCAAACGCCGACAGCTCGACGAGGTCCGCGAGAACCCCGAGGGCGAGCACCTGACGACCGACCACGGCGTCAAGGTCAGCGACACGGACAACTCCCTGAAGGCGGGCGAGCGCGGGCCGACGATCATGGAGGACTTCCACTTCCGGGAGAAGATGACCCAGTTCGACCACGAGTCGATCCCGGAGCGCGTGGTCCACGCCCGCGGGACCGGCGCACACGGTTACTTCCAGCCCTACGAGGATCCGGACCTCGGCGAGTACGACGATATCTCCGAACTCACCAAGGCGTCCTTCCTGCAGGATCCCGACCGGAAGACGCCCGTCTTCACGCGGTTCTCCACGGTCGTCGGCTCGCGCGGCTCGGCGGATACGGTCCGGGACGTCCGCGGCTTCGCGACCAAGTTCTACACCGAGGAGGGGAACTGGGACCTCGTCGGGAACAACATCCCGATCTTCTTCATCCAGGACGCGATGGAGTTCCCCGATCTCGTGCACGCGATCAAGCCCGAACCCGACGACGGGATGCCCCAGGCGTCGGCGGCCCACGACACTTTCTGGGACTTCGCATCGCTCAAACCCGAGATCACGCACATGATCATGTGGGTGCTCTCCGGCCGCGCGCTGCCCCGGTACTACCGCACGATGGAGGGATTCGGGGTCCACACGTTCCGACTCGTCAACGACGAGGGCGAGTCGCGGTTCGTCAAGTTCCACTGGAAGCCCAAACTCGGCACCCACCAGTTGGTCTGGGACGAGACCCAGAAGCTCGCGGGCAAAGCGACGGATTTCAACCGGAAGAGTCTCTACGACGCCATCGAGAACGGCCACTACCCCGAGTGGGAACTGGGCGTCCAGATCGTCGAGGAGGACGAGGCGGACGAGTTCGACTTCGACCTGCTCGATCCGACGAAGATCATCCCCGAGGAGGAGATTCCGGTCAGATCGCTCGGGAGGATGGTCCTCGACGAGACGCCGGACAACTTCTTCGCGGAGGTCGAACAGGCCGCCTTCCACCCCGGAAACGTCGTTCCCGGAATCGACTTCTCGAACGATCCGCTCCTGCAGGGACGACTGTTCTCCTACCAGGACACGCAGCTCAACCGCTTCGGGAGCGCGAACTGGGACGAGATCCCGATCAACCGGCCGATCGCCGAACGGCACAACAACCAGCGAGCCGGGTTCATGCGCCAGGAGATCAACGACAGCAAGGTCTCGTACTCGCCGAACTCGATCGGCGACGACTATCCGGAGGAGGCGCCCGAGGAGGAGGGCGGTTACGAACACCGCGCCGAGAAGGTGGACGGTAAGAAGGTTCGAAATCGGAGCGAGAGCTTCGAGAACCACTACTCGCAGGCGCGGCTGTTCTGGAACAGCATGTCCGAGCCGGAGAAGGAGAATATCATCGACGCCGCCCACTTCGAACTCGGCAAGGTCGAACGCGAGGAGATCCGCGAGCGGATGGTCTACGAACGATTCAACAACGTCGATCACGGGTTCGCCAAACGGGTCGCCGAAGGGATCGGGATCGAACCGCCCGAGGAACCCGGCGACGAGATGCCCGATCACGACGAGGAGTCGCCCGCATTGAGCATGGAAAACACCGTTCAAGACACGATCGAGACGCGCAAGATCGCCGTCCTGCTCGACGACGGTTTCGACGGCGACCACGTCTCGAGAGTCGTGGAGGAACTCGAGGACCGCGACGCCCAGGTCAAAATCGTCTCGAAGGTGCTCGGCGAGAAAGAAGGCGCTGACGGGAACTTAGTCGAGGCGGACCAGCACCACGTCGCGAGCGGCTCGATCATGTACGACGCGGTCTTCGTCCCCGGCGGCACCGACAGCGTCGCCGCTCTCGAGGAGCAAGGCGACGCCAAGCACTTCGTCGCGGAAGCGTTCAAGCACAAGAAGCCGATCGCCGCGCTCGGCGGGGGGACCGAACTGCTCGAGGCCGTCGAGCTGCCGGACGTCGACGTCGCCGCCGACGGCGAGGGGCCGGTGTCGTCGACCGGGGTCGTGACGTGTCGCGACGACGGCGAACTGGACGCGTTCCTCGAGGAGTTCGTCGACGCGATCGCCCGGCACCGTCACTGGGAGCGGAGCCCGAAGGAAGTGCCCGCGTAA
- a CDS encoding helix-turn-helix domain-containing protein, with product MTTVVDLEIPADRLGLDRTFNRVPVFEFHIGGMIGDFPPLVWASGPDRRTVRQALEADPSVEIIADLTDDPRNDRGDSDDVRECDRWLYRLEFGSRIKLFQHLVSENEGAVLEASGRDDRWSVQLLFHDRRAVSECHAAFDQYDFRVDVARVTGTNDLPSTRTPLTETQYETICKAHELGYFDVPREVTLKELAAELDVSHQALSERLRRSHAALVSAELSNDIAPPKIDP from the coding sequence ATGACGACAGTCGTCGATCTCGAGATTCCGGCCGATCGACTCGGACTCGACCGCACGTTCAATCGCGTCCCGGTGTTCGAGTTTCACATCGGTGGGATGATCGGTGATTTCCCCCCGCTGGTCTGGGCGTCGGGACCGGACCGGCGAACCGTCCGGCAGGCGCTCGAGGCGGACCCTTCAGTGGAGATCATCGCGGATCTGACCGACGATCCCCGGAACGATCGCGGCGACAGCGACGACGTCCGGGAATGCGATCGGTGGCTGTATCGTCTCGAGTTCGGAAGCCGGATCAAACTGTTCCAGCACCTCGTCTCGGAGAACGAGGGGGCGGTCCTCGAGGCGAGCGGGCGGGACGACCGCTGGTCGGTGCAGTTGCTCTTTCACGACCGCAGGGCAGTTTCGGAGTGTCACGCGGCGTTCGACCAGTACGACTTTCGGGTCGACGTGGCCCGGGTCACCGGCACGAACGATCTCCCGAGCACGCGGACGCCGCTCACCGAAACCCAGTACGAAACGATCTGTAAAGCCCACGAGCTGGGATACTTCGACGTGCCGCGCGAGGTGACGCTGAAAGAACTCGCCGCCGAACTGGACGTCTCTCACCAGGCGCTCTCCGAGCGCCTGCGTCGAAGTCACGCCGCACTCGTCAGCGCCGAACTGTCGAACGACATCGCGCCGCCGAAGATCGACCCCTGA